The Ooceraea biroi isolate clonal line C1 chromosome 1, Obir_v5.4, whole genome shotgun sequence genome has a window encoding:
- the LOC105278042 gene encoding probable multidrug resistance-associated protein lethal(2)03659 isoform X1 produces MDATKKFENPNPRASANPISKLFFWWLTRLFWYGKDHDLEMKNVYNVLPADISELLGNKLEQNWKNEVRAAEKSGRKPKFFTALRKTFIWSFLYYGWWTLFLYTALKVAQPYILGLLIWHFDPRATSTYQEAYLYASGVIIIAIVSALISHHSNLGLMEVGMRMRIASSSLMYRKMLRLSKSSTTTPGQIINLLSNDMSKFDQVFLLLHYIWIMPIQGALIAFLIWRSVGIASLAGIFLITIQTIPVQGYISRWTSKLRLKIAVRTDERVRLMSEIVSGIQVIKMYTWEKPFQELVSRARKYEIDVLTLTSYLRGFTLATFVFTERTTLYFTLMSYVFLGHSISADKVFSMAQYFNILQLTMAILYPMAVAHAAEAAVSIKRIENFLLLNENVPSIQPLSATKETSVIMKNVTASWTTIAIVNTLHNINMEIETGELYAVVGSVGAGKSSFLQAILGELKPLTGQIYVGGKISYASQEPWLFAGTVRSNILFGQPYDKDKYQRVIKVCALVKDFEQLPYGDKTLVGDRGTALSGGQRARINLARAVYRDADIYLFDDPLSAVDTHVGRHLFDECINDYLKNKTRVLVTHQLQYLKQCDYVVVLNNGQIENEGPFKALQEKRTDFLEILAKGEESNEDPSELLKIDANLTLDLNQSDANDEDAEEDEPEETEELLAKGSVSGSLYWKYLRSGGSIFMIVSFLFCMILGQIGSSGCDYWVGYWTKQEEIHIKAMRDRHRNRSDDFTIKSSNMAEVDNEFEFPTTTNDWDGNVSSMIIFNDNDTAPPQDFNATKIIDEDLYYLDPNTALWIYGGFIIVSIVMTTGRNLIFYKICMNASKNLHNFMFSCLLKAPMLFFDNNPAGRILNRFSKDIGAVDEILPRTMIESIQIFAVMIGILVQVLIINWWIIFAIIVMGILFGVIRKIYVPTAQTVKRLEGIAKSPVFSHVNSTLSGLTTIRSAGAQAMVRKQFDEHQDLHTCTYSLSVAMSTAFGFALDVVSISFVAVVTYSFVALDDGNTFAGNVGLAISQVLILCGMLQYGMRQTAETVTQMTSVERIMQFTELEKEGPFESNPTDKPSSNWPSKGEIKFDGVSLQYSESEPPVLKSLNFVIEPGMKIGIVGRTGAGKSSLIAALFHMAKLDGAIYIDNVNTKKIGLHDLRNKISIIPQEPVLFSATLRDNLDPFHNFHDADLWGALEEVELKDAMISLDYCVEQGGSNFSAGQRQLVCLARAILQDNKILVLDEATANVDPTTDALIQSTIRKKFKSCTVLTIAHRLNTIMDSDKVLVMDHGRVLEFDHPHVLLRNEQGHFSSMVQETGKLMTEQLKQSAREAYEQKY; encoded by the exons ATGGACGCCACCAAGAAATTCGAGAATCCGAATCCCCGGGCGTCCGCGAACCCGATCAGTAAACTGTTCTTCTG GTGGTTGACAAGATTATTCTGGTACGGAAAGGATCATGACTTGGAGATGAAAAACGTGTACAACGTTCTGCCGGCCGATATCAGCGAACTGTTGGGAAACAAGCTAGAACA AAATTGGAAGAATGAAGTGCGCGCGGCCGAAAAGAGCGGCAGGAAGCCAAAATTTTTCACGGCTCTGAGGAAGACGTTTATCTGGTCATTTCTCTATTACGGATGGTGGACTTTATTTCTGTACACGGCCTTGAA GGTCGCGCAACCGTACATTCTGGGCCTGCTGATTTGGCATTTCGATCCAAGAGCGACATCCACGTACCAGGAAGCATATCTTTACGCATCCGGCGTAATAATCATAGCGATAGTGTCGGCTTTGATCAGCCATCACTCGAATCTGGGCCTGATGGAAGTCGGGATGCGAATGAGGATAGCCAGCTCCTCCCTCATGTACAGAAAA ATGCTACGCTTGTCCAAGTCCTCCACCACCACTCCGGGACAGATTATCAATCTGTTGTCGAACGACATGTCGAAATTCGATCAGGTGTTCTTGCTGCTGCACTATATTTGGATCATGCCTATACAGGGAGCCCTGATCGCGTTTCTGATATGGCGCAGCGTCGGCATCGCCTCGCTCGCCGGCATATTCCTCATAACGATTCAAACTATTCCCGTGCAAG GGTATATAAGCAGGTGGACATCCAAACTGCGTCTGAAGATCGCAGTGAGGACCGATGAGAGAGTTCGTCTTATGTCTGAGATAGTCAGCGGAATACAAGTCATCAAGATGTACACTTGGGAAAAGCCATTCCAGGAATTAGTCAGCCGGGCGAGGAA GTATGAAATCGACGTCCTCACGTTAACTTCGTATCTGAGAGGCTTCACTTTAGCTACATTCGTCTTCACGGAGAGAACGACATTGTACTTTACATTAATGAGCTACGTATTTCTCGGACACTCCATATCCGCCGATAAAGTATTTTCGATGGCGCAGTACTTTAATATCCTTCAACTCACCATGGCGATATTGTATCCCATGGCAGTGGCGCATGCTGCCGAGGCGGCAGTGTCTATAAAGAGAATTGAG AATTTCCTGTTACTAAATGAAAACGTTCCATCTATACAACCTCTGTCAGCTACCAAAGAGACAAGCGtcataatgaaaaatgttacCGCATCGTGGACAACTATTGCGATAGtaaatacattacataatattaacatGGAGATCGAGACTGGAGAACTTTACGCCGTCGTCGGTTCCGTGGGCGCGGGAAAG AGTTCCTTCCTGCAAGCGATTTTAGGCGAGCTGAAACCGTTGACCGGCCAGATATACGTAGGCGGCAAGATCTCGTACGCCAGTCAGGAGCCCTGGCTGTTCGCCGGCACCGTGCGCAGCAACATTTTATTCGGCCAGCCTTACGACAAAGATAAATATCAAAGGGTGATCAAGGTATGCGCTCTCGTGAAAGATTTCGAGCAACTCCCGTACGGCGATAAGACTTTGGTCGGCGATAGGGGCACGGCGCTCAGCGGCGGACAACGTGCGAGAATCAATTTGGCAAG AGCCGTCTATAGAGATGCCGATATCTACCTCTTCGATGATCCTTTGTCAGCGGTTGACACTCACGTCGGCAGACATCTGTTCGACGAATGCataaatgattatttgaagaataaaacACGGGTACTCGTCACTCATCAGCTGCAGTACTTAAAGCAGTGCGACTATGTCGTTGTTCTGAATAAT GGCCAGATCGAGAACGAAGGCCCGTTCAAGGCTCTTCAAGAGAAGCGTACAGACTTCCTGGAGATATTGGCGAAAGGCGAGGAATCTAACGAAGATCCGAGCGAGTTGTTGAAGATCGACGCGAATCTCACTCTCGATTTAAACCAAAGCGATGCGAACGACGAAGATGCGGAAGAAGATGAGCCCGAGGAGACTGAGGAGCTCCTTGCCAAGGGAAGCGTATCGGGGTCGCTTTACTGGAAGTATCTCCGTAGCGGCGGCTCGATCTTCATGATCGTTAGCTTCCTGTTCTGTATGATTCTGGGACAAATCGGGAGCAGCGGTTGCGATTACTGGGTTGGTTACTG GACGAAGCAAGAAGAAATACACATCAAGGCTATGCGCGACCGGCACCGCAATAGATCGGATGATTTTACGATCAAGTCCTCCAACATGGCGGAGGTAGATAATGAATTTGAATTTCcgacaactacaaacgattggGATGGCAACGTCAGCTCGATGATAATATTCAACGATAATGACACCGCACCGCCACAAGACTTTAATGCC ACGAAAATTATAGATGAGGATCTGTACTATCTCGATCCGAATACGGCCTTGTGGATCTACGGAGGTTTTATCATTGTCAGCATCGTGATGACAACCGGACGAAATTTGATCTTTTACAAGATTTGCATGAACGCCAGCAAGAATCTACATAACTTCATGTTCTCGTGTTTGCTCAAGGCGCCGATGTTATTCTTCGATAACAATCCAGCTG GTCGGATCTTGAATCGCTTCTCGAAGGACATTGGCGCGGTCGACGAAATCTTACCCAGGACCATGATAGAGTCCATCCAGATATTCGCGGTGATGATCGGAATTCTGGTGCAAGTGCTCATCATCAATTGGTGGATCATATTCGCCATAATCGTCATGGGGATTTTGTTTGGCGTGATAAGAAAGATCTACGTTCCAACAGCGCAAACTGTAAAACGATTAGAGGGAATCG CGAAAAGTCCCGTCTTCTCGCACGTCAATTCCACGCTATCGGGCCTGACGACAATACGTTCCGCCGGCGCCCAGGCAATGGTTCGTAAGCAGTTCGACGAGCACCAGGATTTGCACACCTGTACTTACTCGCTAAGCGTCGCGATGAGCACGGCGTTCGGCTTCGCGTTGGATGTGGTGTCCATCAGTTTCGTCGCCGTTGTCACGTACAGCTTCGTCGCGCTGGACGACG gAAACACCTTTGCCGGCAATGTCGGTTTAGCGATCTCGCAGGTGCTCATTTTATGCGGTATGCTGCAATACGGAATGCGTCAGACGGCCGAGACGGTTACGCAGATGACGAGCGTCGAGAGAATAATGCAGTTCACTGAGCTCGAGAAAGAGGGACCGTTCGAGAGCAATCCGACGGATAAACCATCGAGCAATTGGCCCTCCAAGggggaaattaaatttgatggtGTCTCTCTCCAATACTCCGAGTCGGAGCCACCCGTTCTTAAATCTCTAAACTTCGTCATCGAACCCGGCATGAAG ATTGGAATAGTTGGACGCACCGGAGCCGGAAAGTCTTCTCTGATCGCCGCTCTGTTTCACATGGCCAAGCTCGACGGCGCAATCTACATCGACAACGTTAACACGAAGAAGATCGGCCTGCACGATCTGAGGAACAAGATATCCATAATACCGCAGGAGCCGGTGCTGTTCTCCGCGACGCTCCGCGACAATCTCGATCCCTTCCACAATTTCCACGACGCCGATCTGTGGGGCGCGTTGGAAGAGGTTGAGCTGAAGGACGCGATGATCTCCCTGGACTACTGCGTCGAGCAAGGCGGCAGCAACTTCAGCGCCGGGCAGCGGCAGCTGGTCTGCCTGGCCCGCGCGATCTTGCAGGACAACAAGATCCTCGTGCTGGACGAGGCTACCGCCAACGTGGATCCAACGACGGATGCGCTCATACAGAGCACGATCCGGAAGAAGTTCAAGAGCTGCACCGTGCTGACGATAGCGCACAGGTTGAACACCATAATGGACAGCGACAAGGTACTGGTGATGGATCACGGCCGAGTGCTGGAGTTTGATCACCCGCACGTTCTCTTGCGGAACGAGCAGGGGCATTTCAGCAGCATGGTCCAGGAGACTGGCAAGCTGATGACCGAACAGCTTAAGCAAAGCGCTAGAGAG GCTTACGAGCAAAAATATTGA
- the LOC105278042 gene encoding probable multidrug resistance-associated protein lethal(2)03659 isoform X2, producing the protein MVDFISVHGLEGRATVHSGPADLAFRSKSDIHVPGSISLRIRRNNHSDSVGFDQPSLESGPDGSRDANEDSQLLPHVQKTFFVSQMLRLSKSSTTTPGQIINLLSNDMSKFDQVFLLLHYIWIMPIQGALIAFLIWRSVGIASLAGIFLITIQTIPVQGYISRWTSKLRLKIAVRTDERVRLMSEIVSGIQVIKMYTWEKPFQELVSRARKYEIDVLTLTSYLRGFTLATFVFTERTTLYFTLMSYVFLGHSISADKVFSMAQYFNILQLTMAILYPMAVAHAAEAAVSIKRIENFLLLNENVPSIQPLSATKETSVIMKNVTASWTTIAIVNTLHNINMEIETGELYAVVGSVGAGKSSFLQAILGELKPLTGQIYVGGKISYASQEPWLFAGTVRSNILFGQPYDKDKYQRVIKVCALVKDFEQLPYGDKTLVGDRGTALSGGQRARINLARAVYRDADIYLFDDPLSAVDTHVGRHLFDECINDYLKNKTRVLVTHQLQYLKQCDYVVVLNNGQIENEGPFKALQEKRTDFLEILAKGEESNEDPSELLKIDANLTLDLNQSDANDEDAEEDEPEETEELLAKGSVSGSLYWKYLRSGGSIFMIVSFLFCMILGQIGSSGCDYWVGYWTKQEEIHIKAMRDRHRNRSDDFTIKSSNMAEVDNEFEFPTTTNDWDGNVSSMIIFNDNDTAPPQDFNATKIIDEDLYYLDPNTALWIYGGFIIVSIVMTTGRNLIFYKICMNASKNLHNFMFSCLLKAPMLFFDNNPAGRILNRFSKDIGAVDEILPRTMIESIQIFAVMIGILVQVLIINWWIIFAIIVMGILFGVIRKIYVPTAQTVKRLEGIAKSPVFSHVNSTLSGLTTIRSAGAQAMVRKQFDEHQDLHTCTYSLSVAMSTAFGFALDVVSISFVAVVTYSFVALDDGNTFAGNVGLAISQVLILCGMLQYGMRQTAETVTQMTSVERIMQFTELEKEGPFESNPTDKPSSNWPSKGEIKFDGVSLQYSESEPPVLKSLNFVIEPGMKIGIVGRTGAGKSSLIAALFHMAKLDGAIYIDNVNTKKIGLHDLRNKISIIPQEPVLFSATLRDNLDPFHNFHDADLWGALEEVELKDAMISLDYCVEQGGSNFSAGQRQLVCLARAILQDNKILVLDEATANVDPTTDALIQSTIRKKFKSCTVLTIAHRLNTIMDSDKVLVMDHGRVLEFDHPHVLLRNEQGHFSSMVQETGKLMTEQLKQSAREAYEQKY; encoded by the exons ATGGTGGACTTTATTTCTGTACACGGCCTTGAA GGTCGCGCAACCGTACATTCTGGGCCTGCTGATTTGGCATTTCGATCCAAGAGCGACATCCACGTACCAGGAAGCATATCTTTACGCATCCGGCGTAATAATCATAGCGATAGTGTCGGCTTTGATCAGCCATCACTCGAATCTGGGCCTGATGGAAGTCGGGATGCGAATGAGGATAGCCAGCTCCTCCCTCATGTACAGAAAA CCTTCTTCGTCTCTCAGATGCTACGCTTGTCCAAGTCCTCCACCACCACTCCGGGACAGATTATCAATCTGTTGTCGAACGACATGTCGAAATTCGATCAGGTGTTCTTGCTGCTGCACTATATTTGGATCATGCCTATACAGGGAGCCCTGATCGCGTTTCTGATATGGCGCAGCGTCGGCATCGCCTCGCTCGCCGGCATATTCCTCATAACGATTCAAACTATTCCCGTGCAAG GGTATATAAGCAGGTGGACATCCAAACTGCGTCTGAAGATCGCAGTGAGGACCGATGAGAGAGTTCGTCTTATGTCTGAGATAGTCAGCGGAATACAAGTCATCAAGATGTACACTTGGGAAAAGCCATTCCAGGAATTAGTCAGCCGGGCGAGGAA GTATGAAATCGACGTCCTCACGTTAACTTCGTATCTGAGAGGCTTCACTTTAGCTACATTCGTCTTCACGGAGAGAACGACATTGTACTTTACATTAATGAGCTACGTATTTCTCGGACACTCCATATCCGCCGATAAAGTATTTTCGATGGCGCAGTACTTTAATATCCTTCAACTCACCATGGCGATATTGTATCCCATGGCAGTGGCGCATGCTGCCGAGGCGGCAGTGTCTATAAAGAGAATTGAG AATTTCCTGTTACTAAATGAAAACGTTCCATCTATACAACCTCTGTCAGCTACCAAAGAGACAAGCGtcataatgaaaaatgttacCGCATCGTGGACAACTATTGCGATAGtaaatacattacataatattaacatGGAGATCGAGACTGGAGAACTTTACGCCGTCGTCGGTTCCGTGGGCGCGGGAAAG AGTTCCTTCCTGCAAGCGATTTTAGGCGAGCTGAAACCGTTGACCGGCCAGATATACGTAGGCGGCAAGATCTCGTACGCCAGTCAGGAGCCCTGGCTGTTCGCCGGCACCGTGCGCAGCAACATTTTATTCGGCCAGCCTTACGACAAAGATAAATATCAAAGGGTGATCAAGGTATGCGCTCTCGTGAAAGATTTCGAGCAACTCCCGTACGGCGATAAGACTTTGGTCGGCGATAGGGGCACGGCGCTCAGCGGCGGACAACGTGCGAGAATCAATTTGGCAAG AGCCGTCTATAGAGATGCCGATATCTACCTCTTCGATGATCCTTTGTCAGCGGTTGACACTCACGTCGGCAGACATCTGTTCGACGAATGCataaatgattatttgaagaataaaacACGGGTACTCGTCACTCATCAGCTGCAGTACTTAAAGCAGTGCGACTATGTCGTTGTTCTGAATAAT GGCCAGATCGAGAACGAAGGCCCGTTCAAGGCTCTTCAAGAGAAGCGTACAGACTTCCTGGAGATATTGGCGAAAGGCGAGGAATCTAACGAAGATCCGAGCGAGTTGTTGAAGATCGACGCGAATCTCACTCTCGATTTAAACCAAAGCGATGCGAACGACGAAGATGCGGAAGAAGATGAGCCCGAGGAGACTGAGGAGCTCCTTGCCAAGGGAAGCGTATCGGGGTCGCTTTACTGGAAGTATCTCCGTAGCGGCGGCTCGATCTTCATGATCGTTAGCTTCCTGTTCTGTATGATTCTGGGACAAATCGGGAGCAGCGGTTGCGATTACTGGGTTGGTTACTG GACGAAGCAAGAAGAAATACACATCAAGGCTATGCGCGACCGGCACCGCAATAGATCGGATGATTTTACGATCAAGTCCTCCAACATGGCGGAGGTAGATAATGAATTTGAATTTCcgacaactacaaacgattggGATGGCAACGTCAGCTCGATGATAATATTCAACGATAATGACACCGCACCGCCACAAGACTTTAATGCC ACGAAAATTATAGATGAGGATCTGTACTATCTCGATCCGAATACGGCCTTGTGGATCTACGGAGGTTTTATCATTGTCAGCATCGTGATGACAACCGGACGAAATTTGATCTTTTACAAGATTTGCATGAACGCCAGCAAGAATCTACATAACTTCATGTTCTCGTGTTTGCTCAAGGCGCCGATGTTATTCTTCGATAACAATCCAGCTG GTCGGATCTTGAATCGCTTCTCGAAGGACATTGGCGCGGTCGACGAAATCTTACCCAGGACCATGATAGAGTCCATCCAGATATTCGCGGTGATGATCGGAATTCTGGTGCAAGTGCTCATCATCAATTGGTGGATCATATTCGCCATAATCGTCATGGGGATTTTGTTTGGCGTGATAAGAAAGATCTACGTTCCAACAGCGCAAACTGTAAAACGATTAGAGGGAATCG CGAAAAGTCCCGTCTTCTCGCACGTCAATTCCACGCTATCGGGCCTGACGACAATACGTTCCGCCGGCGCCCAGGCAATGGTTCGTAAGCAGTTCGACGAGCACCAGGATTTGCACACCTGTACTTACTCGCTAAGCGTCGCGATGAGCACGGCGTTCGGCTTCGCGTTGGATGTGGTGTCCATCAGTTTCGTCGCCGTTGTCACGTACAGCTTCGTCGCGCTGGACGACG gAAACACCTTTGCCGGCAATGTCGGTTTAGCGATCTCGCAGGTGCTCATTTTATGCGGTATGCTGCAATACGGAATGCGTCAGACGGCCGAGACGGTTACGCAGATGACGAGCGTCGAGAGAATAATGCAGTTCACTGAGCTCGAGAAAGAGGGACCGTTCGAGAGCAATCCGACGGATAAACCATCGAGCAATTGGCCCTCCAAGggggaaattaaatttgatggtGTCTCTCTCCAATACTCCGAGTCGGAGCCACCCGTTCTTAAATCTCTAAACTTCGTCATCGAACCCGGCATGAAG ATTGGAATAGTTGGACGCACCGGAGCCGGAAAGTCTTCTCTGATCGCCGCTCTGTTTCACATGGCCAAGCTCGACGGCGCAATCTACATCGACAACGTTAACACGAAGAAGATCGGCCTGCACGATCTGAGGAACAAGATATCCATAATACCGCAGGAGCCGGTGCTGTTCTCCGCGACGCTCCGCGACAATCTCGATCCCTTCCACAATTTCCACGACGCCGATCTGTGGGGCGCGTTGGAAGAGGTTGAGCTGAAGGACGCGATGATCTCCCTGGACTACTGCGTCGAGCAAGGCGGCAGCAACTTCAGCGCCGGGCAGCGGCAGCTGGTCTGCCTGGCCCGCGCGATCTTGCAGGACAACAAGATCCTCGTGCTGGACGAGGCTACCGCCAACGTGGATCCAACGACGGATGCGCTCATACAGAGCACGATCCGGAAGAAGTTCAAGAGCTGCACCGTGCTGACGATAGCGCACAGGTTGAACACCATAATGGACAGCGACAAGGTACTGGTGATGGATCACGGCCGAGTGCTGGAGTTTGATCACCCGCACGTTCTCTTGCGGAACGAGCAGGGGCATTTCAGCAGCATGGTCCAGGAGACTGGCAAGCTGATGACCGAACAGCTTAAGCAAAGCGCTAGAGAG GCTTACGAGCAAAAATATTGA
- the LOC105278043 gene encoding DNA replication complex GINS protein SLD5 produces MDEGLEDDLLDDGDGIGELTAQTVLLKIENAWMNERFAPEILPHQSDLVDCMLQQIAHMEGNVKRLERGDLRALVHRMELDRIRYVISSYLRTRLEKIERYTVHILSEEANRGPDEGYLTPNELRFAKEYLANLETLFKTVALQHMPPNFQRFEVNKFAIKPNMQAHVFLRANDRVSGIVLPGTLNEEIDFEEGSQHIIQYSAVAHLVKSGKVQLI; encoded by the coding sequence ATGGACGAGGGTCTGGAGGACGATCTACTGGACGACGGGGACGGCATCGGCGAGCTGACGGCGCAGACGGTCCTCCTGAAGATCGAGAATGCCTGGATGAACGAGCGATTCGCGCCGGAGATCCTGCCGCACCAGTCCGACCTCGTGGATTGCATGCTGCAGCAGATCGCGCACATGGAGGGGAACGTGAAGAGGTTAGAGCGGGGCGACCTGCGGGCGCTGGTGCACCGGATGGAGCTCGACCGCATCCGATACGTGATCAGCAGCTACCTGCGCACGCGACTCGAGAAGATCGAGCGTTACACCGTCCATATCCTGTCGGAGGAGGCGAATCGCGGTCCGGACGAGGGGTACCTGACGCCGAACGAGCTGCGCTTCGCCAAGGAGTACCTCGCCAACCTGGAGACGCTCTTCAAGACGGTCGCGCTGCAGCATATGCCGCCCAACTTCCAGCGCTTCGAGGTCAACAAGTTCGCGATCAAGCCCAACATGCAGGCGCATGTGTTCCTGCGTGCCAATGACAGAGTTTCTGGGATAGTCCTGCCTGGCACGCTCAACGAGGAGATAGACTTCGAGGAGGGCTCACAGCACATTATCCAGTACAGCGCAGTCGCGCATCTAGTTAAGTCCGGTAAGGTGCAGTTGATATGA
- the LOC105278044 gene encoding rhodopsin: MTIASGPSHAAYAWAAHGGFGNQTVVDKVPPEMLHLVDPHWYQFAPMNPLWHAILGLVIGVLGMVSIIGNGMVVYIFIATKNLRTPSNLLVINLAASDFCMMLAMSPAMIINCYYETWVLGPLFCELYGMLGSLFGCGSIWTMTMIAFDRYNVIVKGLSIKPMTVNGALLRVLGIWLFSLAWTIAPMFGWNRYVPEGNMTACGTDYLNKDTLSRSYILVYSFFCYFLPLFLIIYSYFFIIQAVAAHEKNMREQAKKMNVASLRSTDNQNTSAECKLAKVALMTISLWFMAWTPYLVINYAGIFETIKITPLFTIWGSVFAKANAVYNPIVYGISHPKYRAALFQRFPSLACAGEETHAAETTSTTTTVTENDKSAA, from the exons ATGACCATTGCATCCGGACCGAGCCATGCGGCCTACGCATGGGCGGCCCACGGAGGATTCGGCAATCAAACGGTGGTGGACAAGGTGCCACCGGAGATGCTCCACCTGGTCGACCCTCACTGGTATCAATTCGCACCGATGAACCCTCTATGGCACGCAATCCTCGGCTTGGTCATTGGTGTCCTCGGCATGGTATCCATCATCGGTAATGGCATGGTGGTGTACATTTTCATCGCCACCAAGAACCTCCGTACCCCGAGCAACCTCCTCGTTATCAATCTCGCCGCCTCCGACTTCTGCATGATGCTAGCCATGTCTCCGGCTATG ATTATCAATTGCTATTACGAGACGTGGGTGCTGGGTCCTTTGTTCTGTGAACTGTACGGCATGTTGGGCTCCCTGTTCGGATGTGGCTCCATAtggacgatgacgatgatcgCATTCGACAGGTACAACGTAATCGTCAAAGGATTGTCCATTAAGCCGATGACCGTTAACGGCGCTCTCCTTCGCGTACTCGGCATCTGGCTCTTCTCGTTGGCTTGGACTATCGCCCCGATGTTCGGATGGAACCG CTACGTGCCGGAGGGCAACATGACCGCCTGCGGTACCGACTACTTGAACAAGGACACGCTGTCCAGATCGTACATCCTGGTCTACAGCTTCTTCTGCTACTTCTTGCCGTTGTTCCTCATCATCTACAGCTACTTCTTCATCATCCAGGCCGTCGCTGCTCACGAGAAGAACATGCGCGAGCAGGCAAAGAAGATGAACGTGGCCTCCCTGCGATCAACCGACAACCAGAACACCAGTGCCGAATGCAAACTGGCCAAG GTAGCTCTGATGACCATTTCCCTGTGGTTCATGGCGTGGACTCCATACCTAGTCATTAATTACGCGGGTATCTTCGAGACGATTAAGATCACCCCACTCTTCACAATCTGGGGCTCCGTCTTCGCGAAGGCCAACGCTGTGTACAATCCGATCGTGTACGGCATCAG CCATCCGAAATACCGAGCTGCCCTGTTCCAAAGGTTTCCATCTCTGGCATGCGCAGGCGAAGAGACGCATGCTGCGGAAACGACTTCCACGACTACCACGGTCACGGAGAACGACAAGTCTGCGGCATAG